A section of the Pochonia chlamydosporia 170 chromosome 2, whole genome shotgun sequence genome encodes:
- a CDS encoding FAD binding domain-containing protein (similar to Neosartorya fischeri NRRL 181 XP_001257291.1) has translation MTGTIVKTDLLIVGAGPAGASLACFLSSHGLRGIMISAAPGTAETPRAHITNMAALECLRDIGLDKDCIAAASHGDNMQHTIWCHSMAGPEYARTYSWGHDPCRKGDYETASPCSHVDIPQTDLEPILVRRATHGGWSVRFNTTLLKLSRPADDETICQVQDNLTGQVYRIQSRFVFGCDGARSQVVREIAIPLIKKPGQGLAVNVLVKADMSHLVKHRKGNLHWVFRPEKEYPPWGWMTCLRMVKPWTEWMFIFLPHPSEDMTGPAMNATEEEYIAKVKEIIGDDSVVPEILNVSKWWINEIVAEYYSDGNIFCLGDAVHRHPPFNGLGSNTCIQDAFNLAWKIAYAVSGKAGPALLKTYSVERQPVGVDVITRANEGLRDHSPWMKAMGMLEPNLQDRLAIQAEFNDQGEKGRQRRRDFTQAIKRTVKEFHGLGVEMNQLYSSSAICREEDSPSTLVGKCDVERYCVTTLPGSRLPHSWLNSRIPGPKVSTVDLAGHGRFCLFTGPGGQAWKDAAASVSNTLGIPINSYSIGWSQDYEDVYCEWESKRQVEEDGCLLVRPDRFVAWRCSSMIPDCASRLEAVVKSILSL, from the exons ATGACGGGCACCATTGTGAAGACGGACCTCCTCATTGTTGGCGCTGGGCCGGCGGGAGCATctcttgcttgcttcctcTCGTCGCATG GGCTTCGTGGAATCATGATATCAGCTGCACCTGGTACAGCAGAGACACCCAGAGCTCACATTACCAACATGGCTGCGCTAG AATGCCTCCGTGACATTGGATTGGATAAAGACTGTATCGCAGCGGCTTCTCATGGAGACAATATGCAACATACAATTTGGTGTCACTCCATGGCTGGTCCGGAGTATGCCAGAACGTATTCATGGGGCCATGACCCTTGTCGCAAG GGTGATTATGAAACTGCAAGTCCTTGTTCGCATGTCGACATCCCGCAAACAGATCTTGAACCAATTCTCGTCCGCCGAGCGACTCACGGTGGCTGGTCGGTGCGATTCAACACCACATTACTCAAACTTAGTCGACCCGCGGACGATGAAACCAtttgtcaagtccaagatAACTTGACCGGACAAGTATATCGCATACAATCGCGCTTTGTATTCGGCTGTGACGGAGCAAGAAGCCAGGTTGTGAGAGAGATAGCCATTCCCCTCATCAAGAAGCCTGGCCAAGGTCTAGCCGTCAATGTACTGGTCAAGGCAGACATGTCCCACCTTGTCAAGCATCGTAAAGGGAATCTGCATTGGGTTTTCCGACCTGAGAAAGAGTATCCACCTTGGGGTTGGATGACTTGTCTCCGCATGGTCAAGCCGTGGACTGAATGGATGTTTATTTTCTTGCCACATCCATCCGAGGACATGACGGGTCCGGCCATGAATGCCACAGAGGAAGAGTACATTGCCAAAGTGAAGGAAATAATCGGAGATGATTCAGTCGTGCCGGAAATTTTGAACGTGAGCAAGTGGTGGATCAATGAGATTGTTGCAGAGTATTACTCAGATGGTAACAT ATTCTGTCTCGGAGATGCTGTCCACCGGCACCCACCATTCAATGGCTTGGGCTCCAATACATGCATTCAGGATGCCTTCAACCTGGCGTGGAAGATAGCGTACGCAGTGTCTGGCAAAGCAGGACCAGCACTGCTAAAGACATACAGCGTGGAAAGACAGCcagttggcgttgatgtaATTACGAGAGCCAACGAGGGACTCCGGGATCACTCCCCATGGATGAAGGCGATGGGCATGCTGGAGCCAAATCTGCAGGACCGCCTTGCCATTCAGGCCGAGTTCAACGACCAAGGCGAAAAGGGCCGACAAAGACGCCGGGATTTTACGCAGGCCATCAAGCGAACAGTAAAAGAGTTTCACGGTCTCGGCGTAGAGATGAACCAGCTCTACTCTTCATCCGCCATTTGTCGGGAAGAAGACTCCCCGTCCACTCTCGTTGGCAAATGTGACGTAGAGAGATATTGTGTCACCACCCTTCCAGGCAGCCGGTTACCACACTCCTGGCTCAACTCGCGCATTCCAGGGCCAAAGGTGTCTACCGTCGATTTAGCAGGACACGGCCGCTTTTGTTTATTCACTGGTCCAGGAGGACAAGCATGGAAAGACGCCGCCGCGTCCGTGTCTAATACTCTTGGGATCCCTATCAATAGTTACTCGATTGGCTGGAGTCAGGATTACGAGGATGTATATTGTGAGTGGGAAAGCAAGAGGCAGGTGGAAGAGGATGGGTGTCTGCTGGTTCGTCCAGATCGATTTGTCGCTTGG